A genome region from Cerasicoccus sp. TK19100 includes the following:
- the purQ gene encoding phosphoribosylformylglycinamidine synthase subunit PurQ: MKIAIIQFPGSNCDRDAYYALAGVFNQPTRLFWHKRPSLAGAECVVLPGGFSYGDYLRCGAIARFSPVMKAVVEFAQNGGPVIGICNGFQILCEAGLLPGALVRNEGMEFICETSKLKVEDSMDYFNQSSLGETIDIPIAHGEGNYRIDDDGLAELEANNQILFRYANNPNGSKADIAGIRNKEGNVFGMMPHPERAVEDLHPSRDGIGVFKAFLKSQMARQKA, translated from the coding sequence ATGAAGATCGCCATCATCCAATTCCCCGGATCCAATTGCGACCGCGACGCTTATTATGCGCTGGCGGGCGTTTTCAACCAGCCGACGCGCCTGTTTTGGCATAAGCGCCCCAGCCTGGCCGGGGCCGAATGCGTCGTCCTGCCCGGCGGTTTTTCCTACGGCGACTATTTGCGCTGCGGTGCGATTGCCCGGTTCTCGCCGGTCATGAAAGCCGTCGTGGAGTTCGCCCAAAACGGCGGTCCCGTCATCGGCATTTGTAATGGCTTCCAGATTCTTTGCGAAGCTGGCCTGCTCCCCGGTGCCCTCGTGCGCAACGAAGGCATGGAGTTCATCTGCGAGACGTCGAAGCTCAAGGTCGAGGATAGCATGGACTACTTCAACCAGAGCAGCCTCGGCGAAACCATCGACATCCCGATCGCCCACGGTGAGGGCAACTACCGCATCGATGACGACGGCCTGGCCGAACTCGAAGCGAACAATCAAATTCTCTTCCGCTACGCCAACAACCCGAACGGCTCCAAGGCCGACATTGCTGGCATCCGCAATAAGGAAGGCAACGTCTTCGGCATGATGCCCCACCCTGAGCGCGCCGTGGAAGACCTCCACCCGAGTCGCGACGGCATCGGCGTCTTCAAGGCGTTTCTCAAGTCCCAAATGGCCCGCCAGAAGGCGTAG